AACTGTCAAAACTAGATCTTCTTGCATTTTTTTCAGCTTCCTAACATCTATCACTTTGCTGCATATTGCCTTAAAAAAGAGACAAAACCGAATGATTGCAAACCGGACTGGTTTCTCCAAACTTGAACGTATAGCAATTGGTAGTAGCTGTTGCATCACCATATGACAATCATGTGATTTGAGACCAACCAGCCTTAAGTCATCTAAGGAAACAAGGTTCCTTATATTTGAGGAAATGCCGTAAGGACCCTTCATGTTGAAAAAAGACATGCACATTGCTCTCTTCTCTTCTAGCAGCAGATTCCAACTTGCCAAAGGCAACTTGTCTTTTTTTTGCCCTGGTAGTGGTCCCAAACCAGTCCTTATGCCCATTTCCACCATATCCAACCTAGCAGCGACTCCATCTTTCGTTTTTCCAGGAATATTGAATAATGTACCAATAATACTATCGCATACATTCTTCTCAATGTGCATGACATCGAGATTATGTCGAACCGGAAGAAATTTCCAATACTCAAGTTCGAAGAATAtggacttcttcttccaacaaggTCTGGTTTGGTCTTCCAAACCCTTATATATTGGAAGAGGATTCTTTTTACCGAATGACCAGGTCATGCCCTCAACCCTTTTTAATACCTCTTCTCCACTTAAGGGTTCAGGGGCAGTTTCAAACTCCGGTAAGTTATTGAACTGTTTGGTCAGCTTTCGGTAAGGATGATGGCGCGGTAACCATCTCCGGTGACCAATATGGCTCATTTTCTGTCCATGAGGTTTTGTGTTCTCACAACATATAGGACAACCATTGTACCCCTTAGTAACACAACCCGATAAGTTCCCATAAGCGGGAAAGTCGTTAATCTTCCAAAACAAAACAGCTCTCGGTTTAAAGTATTCTCCTCTAAATGCATCATACACTCCATCTATCCCATCCCACAAAGCTTTTAAATCGTCAATCAAGGGCTGCATGTATACATCAATGTCATTTCCGGGTTGCTTAGGTCCAGAAATCAATAATGTCAGCATCATGAACTTCCTTTTCATGCATAGCCATGGAGGGAGGTTATACGTAACTAGTATAACTGGCCAGCATGAATATCTACTACTCAAAGAGCTGTGGGGATTAAAACCATCAGATGAAAGTGCAAGTCTAAGGTTCCTAGGGTCCTTACCAAATTCTGGCCATTTTTGGTCCACTAACTTCCAAGTAGGGGCATCTGCAGGATGACGCATAAACTCATCCTTCCTCCTTTCATTCGCATGCCAAGTTAGGTTATGGGAAGTTTTTGTCGATTGAAACATGCGTTTGAAACGTGGGATTGGGGGAAAGTACCACAACACCTTCCCTTGCTTCTTGATATTATCTTTGCCTAATTTCCACCTAGACTCCCCACATGTAGGACAACTACTCGCATCAGCATGCTGTCCTCTGTACAAAATACGGTCATTAGGACATGCATGGATCTTTTTATAGTTCATTCCTAATGTAGCCAAAGTCTTCTTAGCCTCATAATGCGAACCAGGTATCTCATTACCCTCAGGGAGAAATATTCAGATCATGATCAACATGTCACAATAGCACACATCGGACATTCCATGTTTTGCTTTAAGGTTATAAGTCTGTATAAGTGCATTTAACTTTGTGTGCTTGGTACAACCGGGATACAAAGCTTTATCTCCATCCTCAACTAACCTCATGAAGTCATTCGATTCTACAGAATACTGCTCATCCTCACCATTTTCAAAAAACTCCTCATCTTCACTAGCGCCTTTTTCTTCCTGATCTCCCAACCCTATATTATATGCTGCATCTCCATCTTCTACCATATCTACAGTAGCTTCAGATATCCCTTCATTAGCATTCATTGTTGCCCTAGATGGTTCACCATGCCATACCCAATCTTTGTAACTCTCATCTACACCATTAAAATATAGATGATCTTTTATGACCCTGGCTGAGAACATCCCATCTATGCTCCCACATTTCGAACAGGGACAGCAGATATTATTGACATCACTAGCATTCTCTACAGCAAACCTAAGGAATTCCTCAACACCTAACTCATATGTGCGTGATCttctatcagcatgcatccaaGACTTATCCATTctaaaaacaaaacacattCAAATTCAAAGAACTTGGAAAAGCATTCCCCTCTATATCAACACAATGCAGCTACTTTAAAAGAAGAAAGCCAATTCAAATCAGATGTTTTTGACTTATAAGTATGTTTTCCATATTGCAAAATAACATAAAGAACCTGCATTAGCAGAATAAAATATATTCTGTTTTATTGTCCAAATGTAAACCATTTATAAAATTAACATCTCTAAGCTTTAATGCAAGgcatatatacatcccataactCAAAAGCACAACCAACAAACCAGAAGGCATATATACATCACATAACTCACAACCACAAGCAGCAAACTACAAGGCATGAGTCCTATCTATAAGGTCATGTTCAGAGAAGAAATTAAGAGACATACCTTAAGGATAGCAAGCTTAACTCAGCCCAGCGATACCAGCTAACCTTCTTCAACCCTCAGATCTTTAGATACCAACCAACCTTCCTTATCAAGAGCAATAGATGAACTATTAAAAACAACTCTAGGCAAGGCTGAAATTATAAATCAACATGCATGCTATCACCCAATGCCTATACCATATACCTTTAGTAGCTATATAAAcaccaatattaataaaaaccaaAGGAGAGCTTTAAATGTAGGTATTCTATTACAATAAATTCAATGTTAACAAGAACACATACATCTAGTTAACCTGTAACAAAACTTAAAGATAAAAACAGATAAACTTGATTCCCACACTAGAGACCATCCAATGCCACAATTGTTGAGAGTTCGAAAGCCCATGCTTATTTATTGAAATTACAATTCAGCTAATGAtcacaaattttgaataaatgcaCTGCCCGATGGTATGAGATATAAACACATTAGATCTTGGAGTAATAATTCCTGGAGAAAAAATTAAGCTAACAAGTTTTACACCTATAAAAATCTACATAAAGCTGCCAAattctcctctttcttctcttcttttcttatttgaaTTCGGGCACATATCTTATGATCTTGTTTCCATAGAGGAAGAGGCTTGTCCAAAAAACACAGTGAACTATTCTTATTAAatgtaaatcaataaaattcAGTCCTTCCAACTATATCACAAGCGTTTAAAGGGGAATGATATAACCAAACCCCTACTTCTCCAAAAGAAATAAACTCGCTCATAATTTGATTTCTCCCTACAACCTTCTCAAGAATAGAAAGGCCACATCCAACCCCGCGTTTCAAACAAAAAGGGATTTCCAGCAATAAAAACTGGGGCTTTTTCAACATGTCTAATTCACCGACTAAACTTGCTCTGCCCAAATCTAATGTCCTGAGTTCAAAACATACACTCCTCCCAAAACATTCCAACTTGAATCATACACTCCCTaataaaagacacaagtttcCTATAATTACCACCATTATCTTCAATAGAATGTGAACTGGTTCAGTTTCATCCAACAACAAGCCCATCAATTACAGAGGAACGATACCCTAATTTCATTGAACACGATCAGAGCCCTCATAcacaaaattcacaaacacATAAACAGACTCAACaactcattaaaaaaaaaattattatgttTCAGTTACTTTAATTCCAAATTGTACATTGCATCTACGGTCTCTTTAATTCTCATGCCATCGAAAACTTAACATTTGCATACAAACACATAGCAAGGGAAAGCAATCAAATTGCATATTCAAGTATAATTGTGAAGAAAATTAGATCAAATCCCTAGAAATAACCTCAAATTGGGGCTTCGTTTCTAGAAACGAGTTAGTCTGTAGAAGACGCAGTCTTCTCTCTCTGCTATATCGGAGGTTGAAGTCACTGAATAATCAATTTAAATTGAGCCACTGAATAATGAAAATCTAATATGAAAAGCATGATTCTTACAACAACAAAAAGAGACCGAGTTTGATCACCATTGAGCCCCCTCAAATCAAAAAGCTCAGCAGCTCCAGAAAGACCCCATGCAGAAGAGATGGAATTAGAGAGAACCCATCAAAGTTTCAGAGCAACAGTGGCGACAAAAGGTGAGGAAGAATCAAAAGGGTCTTGAATTGGAGAGAAATAGAAAGGTGAAGTCTTTAAGAACAAAGATGAGTTATGAAACCCAGAAGATTTAAACCAAGAAGAACGAGGGTGAGTCTCGGTCGACGGAGACAGCCCACTGAGAGTGTATCGAGTGTGAGTGAGAGCGAGAGTGAGTGAGATAGAGGCTTGATGAGGGTGAAAGGGTGAATGGGATTGAGGGTGAGGGGGATTGATAGTGAGTCAGAGCAAGGCTGAGAGCAATGGTGAGGGAGAGAAAGGCTGAGAGCGATTTTGGGTGGGAGAATGACCTAATTTTTTAGCTAAGGGAGGGAACACGATTTTGGTGAGTCAGAGAGGCTGAGAGCGATTTTGGGTGGGAGAATGACCTAATTTTTTAGCTAAGGGAGGGAACACGATTTTGGGTGGGAGAATATGACCTAATTTTTTAGCAAAGGGAGGGAACATGATTTTGGCTAGTCCAAAGAGGCCGAGAGCGGTTTGGGTGGGagttcttggtttttttttggagaaatcttggttttttagctaagggaaggaaacaggattttggttttgagtgttttgagttgaaaaaaataaatgaaaattaattgtctgtttgttttttccattattcagacaacagatgtccttcttactgttgtctgaaatatCTCAAATTTAACAAATAACGATGTGTTGGATGAGTAGAGGTGAAACGACTGGTTTaaaaaatatgtcgtctgattaactcagacaacagcaaaaactcatgtgttgtgtgatgactgTCGTGTGATTAACTTATTCTAGTAGTGGACCCACATAAAGattgttcccaaactggttatgtatttaccaatgggaacatagcgatatcttggagatcaaccaagcaaacccttgtggctacctccttgaaccactcagagatcattgctctacatgaggtggtttgtgagtgtgtatggttaagagctatcattacacatattcgagggactagtggtttgaagttctaccactgaagagcctacttgcatttatgaacacaatgcagcttgcatcgaacagatgaagctaggttatactaagggtgataacacaaaacacatatcgccaaagttgttctacaataagcaacaacaggctctccttaagattcaagtgaatcaagtaaggtctgaggagaatatggcagatttgttcaccaaatcactgcctaaggccacatttgagaaacatgtgaaaagcataggaatgtgaagactttccaagctcccttgattaatgtaaagatcaggggaaggtgtagacgtcagggggagactaacacacacatgtcatcctcaaatgtaaaaggtgcgttgtgctcttttccttcgactaaggtgtattttttgtcccacagggtttttattgttacttggcaaggtttttagtgaggcaacaactcatgcaccatttcttctttgacttggcacaagggggagtgttaaaggaaaaacatattgtgtaccttcgtcaaagcaactgacagAGAGGAAATCAaagaatcagtgattaccatcaattagcgcaattacggatcaatcagcatttagtatcattaatgtaatcgatatttctgttgtaattctatccctatataaagggactataaaatgaaatgagtagaccaattccaatatcattttacttttataatatatatatatatatatatatatatatatttgtatattccTTAACAAACCAAGGCTGCCATAAATGTAAGTAATCGATCGCAGCAGGTAATGCATCACAGTACAGGCACAAGGACTTTTCCAGCGGTTGTTTATGAATGGGTGAGTATTGTTTTGATTCTTGTTTTCTGCTTTGTAATGTTCATTTACTTGTTATGCCACTTCCTATAAATGGATATTGATTTGAATAATGTGTACATTATGAAGAGCAGCAAGTTGAGAATGGGGTTGAGGAAGAACCTGATAGGTTGGAAATCTTCAAGTTGACACACCGtaagaaaggaaaacaaaatgagTATGTTGATGCTGCATCTTCCAAAGCAGTGGTGAGTATCGAAATTGAGATATTCCTATTGTGGATGCCTATGGTTGAATCAAGTTATATAATCCTTATTAAGTTCAAATTCTGTTCATGTTTACACTAGTAGAATGATTGCACTGTTTTAATTCAATCTGCTATCCATAATATAACTAATAGTTTAGACATATGATTGCATAGTTTTATGAATTTTCCTTTCAAACTGTTTGATTGCTATTTCACTATGTTTAGACCTTATTTGCAAGTAATACTGGGCCTGAAAAGAAGGGGAAAATGCAGTATTATTGACATTTCAGAAACTGCAGCATTTCAGAAAATGCAGTATGCTTATAATTACAATCTTTACATATCAGATAGGCTTTGGTCTATGTAGTTTATATACCAATTTAAAGCTGCAACATTGTAGATTATGTACTTTTAATTAACTTCATGCTTGAATGAAGCAAGATTTGGAGAAGGCTgaagaggagagaaagaagTTAAATGTTGATATCACTCCACAAGTTAGAGAAGACATCTATGCAGAGGTTCTTGGGCCAGAGAAGCGTAACTGAGTGAGAGGACTTGGAGCGGGAGTACGCTGGCGTGATGTTCCGTACATTCATACCTAAAAAAGAAGTATTTCAGCCACTATGGAAGCAATGAAAGCAACAATTGAGGAACAATGCTTGAAGACTGCAAGATTGAAGAGTGAGGCTGAAAAAGAAAGACAAGAAGCTGCCCAAAGGGAGGAAAGGATTAGGATTGAATCAGCTTAGATGAACAAACGTTTCGCCGCACAAATGGAGGAGTTTAAGAAGCAGCAAGAAGTAGCTATGGAAGATAATGCAAGGAAGGTGAATGAACTCGCAAGACTTCAAATTGGTAGATGGATGAAAGAAGCTGGTTTTTCAGGGATTGAAACGGCACCACAAGTAGATAGCTACCCAATGACACAGCTTGCAGCCGTCCAACCACAATGCAATAGACATGTGATTCCAACCCCACCTATCAAGGATGTGTATCGACCCGAAATGCCTCAAACTGTGCAAGAATCGCAGCTGAACTGAAAGGGTTAGTTTCACCTACCATTATCTAGCAAAATGGTTATGTTTTTGCCTACTTTGAGTTAGTTCTCAAAGTATTTTGATGAAAATTATTCTTGGACAAGGATTATGTTGTTAAAGGGGGAAAATCTTAGTGATATTCCACCTTAAACAACAATGTATTCTAGAAAACTCCCTTGTTTTTGTAATCCAAGAATTTACCTTCATATGAAATGTATTTTGCTAGAAATGTAAAGAACATCTTGCTATGAATGTAAAGTTTTAATATTTTTGATTcagttgtggatttgttcattttattgtaaatatttgAAGTATATTTATTGTAGAAAACTAAAAGTATTATTATGTTCAGGTTGCAGATtaattagtaatttttttttaaatgctgtCACTTTTACACACTGAAATCAATGCGAGTTAGATTATATAGATTTTCGAGTGAAATATAGTCTCacacagaattccgtgtgaaatacagttTTTAGATTTGGCACAGAAATCCTTGTGAAACATAGTCTCACACAGAATTCCGTATGAAATACAGTTTACACATTtggcacagaaatccgtgtgaaatatagTCTCACACAGAATTCCATGTGAAATACAGTTTACACATTTGGCACAGAAATCCATGTGAAATaaagttgttcacacggattgcgTTCCATTCCGGcaatttatatttatggaattatagtggggcccacgtctAATATTCACATGGacaaaataatccgtgtgagatgagcattaccccccctccaaaccacaCGGTAACTCAATCTGTGGGTGTACCGTGGGTAAaagctatcacacactgaaatccgtgtgagaaagTCTTctgtgggtaattgttgttttgctagtagtgtagTTTTCTTGGCTCTCATCCATTTGATAAATAAAACTAATAAAaagtcataaaataaaaacaagaccGTGGCTTCAACAACAGTTAACTACTAAGAAATTAGTTACTTGTGATTTTGAAAGAAAGCACAAAAGAGTTCATgaagaagaaaacagaaaaattataaaactgGAATTGGAAATCGTCAGAATTGACTAGTTGACAGGATGCCTTTGACTGGTCCAAATTGCTCTGTCTTGCTTCTTATGCTCGGAtgcaataaattgttcttttttgGTCCAAATATATTAAATTCTTTCAAATATTTTTGATTAACTAATATTCATAGTCGTGGATCGAAGATCCAAGGTATATCAATTAACGGCGCAACATCACTTTTTAGATAAAGGCTTAATTATGAATGATAAACGACTTAAAAGTGTGGTACATGTGACTCATTGCTAATTGATACTGTTTATCGCTCACAATTTAACCATGTCCATAATTAGATGTATGATTTTTTAACACACCCTCTCATACGTCACCATGTTTACTACTAATTGTTAACttatttgaaatgaaaaaaaaaaacagagacaactggaatgggagaagaaatgaatcagTCTTGATTCCGGATgctttgattcctaaacccatctccctttttcgtaatcaaattcctagTATTCATGAATCGATTCCTAATAAGGAGGTGTGACCTATACCCATTCCGAtttctttatgtgttagtaaatgcaTGAATAATTTTATCTCGGAATCATCTCTCCATTTTCATtatcattccaagtaagtaaacgtgctcTTAAAGAAAACTAGCTTCACATTATATTGTAGAATAatttgtgttttttcttttcttggtggGTCAATAGAAGATCATCCACAAAACAAGCAAAGACAAAATTAATTTAGTCGACATCTATACATCTGATGGCTGATGGCTCCACAATGAATTGCCTTCATATTAGTTTTGATAAAATAATATGGGTTTCACATCCagaac
This portion of the Rosa chinensis cultivar Old Blush chromosome 1, RchiOBHm-V2, whole genome shotgun sequence genome encodes:
- the LOC112202580 gene encoding uncharacterized protein LOC112202580, which codes for MDKSWMHADRRSRTYELGVEEFLRFAVENASDVNNICCPCSKCGSIDGMFSARVIKDHLYFNGVDESYKDWVWHGEPSRATMNANEGISEATVDMVEDGDAAYNIGLGDQEEKGASEDEEFFENGEDEQYSVESNDFMRLVEDGDKALYPGCTKHTKLNALIQTYNLKAKHGMSDGNEIPGSHYEAKKTLATLGMNYKKIHACPNDRILYRGQHADASSCPTCGESRWKLGKDNIKKQGKVLWYFPPIPRFKRMFQSTKTSHNLTWHANERRKDEFMRHPADAPTWKLVDQKWPEFGKDPRNLRLALSSDGFNPHSSLSSRYSCWPVILVTYNLPPWLCMKRKFMMLTLLISGPKQPGNDIDVYMQPLIDDLKALWDGIDGVYDAFRGEYFKPRAVLFWKINDFPAYGNLSGCVTKGYNGCPICCENTKPHGQKMSHIGHRRWLPRHHPYRKLTKQFNNLPEFETAPEPLSGEEVLKRVEGMTWSFGKKNPLPIYKGLEDQTRPCWKKKSIFFELEYWKFLPVRHNLDVMHIEKNVCDSIIGTLFNIPGKTKDGVAARLDMVEMGIRTGLGPLPGQKKDKLPLASWNLLLEEKRAMCMSFFNMKGPYGISSNIRNLVSLDDLRLVGLKSHDCHMVMQQLLPIAIRSSLEKPVRFAIIRFCLFFKAICSKVIDVRKLKKMQEDLVLTVCELEKYFPPSFFDIMIHLTVHLVREVELCGPVFFRWMYPFERYMKTLKGYVRNRNHPEGCIAESYVVEEAVEFCSDRILSGENTVGIPSIGIFDESCTNRYLVLEEFSNPNNNIFETLRWIADGPNPDVPTFCSYMVNGVHFNTKERDDVRKVQNSGVSLHARALQVASAKDKNPKLDDMQFYGVITTIWEMDYQRFRIPVFKCDWVENAKGIKVDEFGFTLVNLNRIGHVSDPFVLGKDVKQVWYVADPLDDDWSVVITCPDRDYANDSDEAEELENLEVEQQPFIATMPAIESYDNIVDDDENHYMREGNEGI